The genomic region TATCTTTCACTGCAACCTAAAACAGTACCGTTACAATCTAATTAAAAGGGTTTGTTTACAGCAAGTCCACCCACACATCATTAAAGCTGTTTTATCAAGCCACAAGTGGTTGTGCTCCGGGCTTGTGTTTGTATATTTggcttgtgttttctgtgtgggGGGGGTGTTAAAATGAATGTTGAAACTAACGTAAAtacttcctctttttttccccccctcttcTTCCATCTCTCACTCTGCATGCTCGCACTACATCCTATGGTTCTTTTcagacaaacatttgtttttttcctcagtgttttcccaggtattaaattaatttatggCTTGTGaaattgagaaaaataaagaaggCCTAAAGGTTTTTTGAAGTGTATGCATGGCATGAGTAATGAACCTGAGGCCTTGATGATGTCTGAACCCAATACAAACCCATTCTCAGTCCTTTAGTTTCACAATATATAACCTTAGGTCATTGGACACCCTTTGATTTGGATGTTGAAGTTGCTAACAGTTATAACACCCTATACTGATGCTAAGATTGTACTCTATCCTCTCCCAGCTTGGCTTCACTCCATGCGGTGCTCCACAGCCAGTGGCCAGAAACCAGAAACTGGAACACCCGAGGAGGAGACCATGTCCTTGGGCAGCAGCAGTGGTGGCAGCAGCCTGCCCGACCAGGGTTACGCCGCCTCTGAGGGTATGGCAGAGGGCGAGGACTCAGGCATGGTTAGCTCTCCATCGGACGCCCATCCCACATCCCCAGATGGGAGTTTGTCCCTGGATGGAATTAGAGGAGGCGGAGGAGAGAGACTGCTGCGACCAGTGCGGGACAATTCCAGTGACAGCGATGAGGGATGTGCTACCTGGGGATCAAGACACAGGTAGAGACAAAGTCATGGAAGTAGGGGGCGACAAGATTGAGGGAGGAAAGTAGAATGAAGTTGACaagcatgtactgtatatttatatttacctaATTTGTGAAATTGGACAATTAGTGATATTGgatgatgaaaagttgaattcaaGATGGCTTGGTACATTAAGACATCTGCACTGGCCAAAAGAGAATACGGTGACTCACAGCGTCTACTTTACTCATTAATCTATCTGGTCTTGTGCTTcccagtatttattttttgcctaCTCCTACCAATCTTCTACCTCAGGTCTTTTCCATcaccttttatttttacatccaTTCTAATAGACAGTGGTTTCCTGGCATGTAAGATAATGCATGTACCATTGACCTTGCTGTCAGCTGATAAGTAACACCTGCctgaaaattattaataaaatttttTGCATTTAGCAGTCAAGTTTagttttccacctgtgtttcaCCTGCAGTTTTAACGATCACTTTTTCAGCCAACTATAGAAGTCTTTTTAACTGTATAGAGACGGCAGTAATAACCAAGATCAGTTCCCATCATGTGTTATATGTGAGTTGTAGCCAAAGCTGGCACCTTCAACCTTTAGTGCTAGACTTTCATAGTTATGGTTCCAGGCCCTTATTCAAAGGCCTTTGTGGAAAATGAATGCTGCGCAGATCaattttcaccttttaagttgttGTGGAATGTGTATGGTAATGTGCCCAGACCAGAGATCCTAGATCACTGCCCTTACTCAGTGAAACTGTATGAATCCAGGGCCTGGCCTGATGCTGCTGGCTCCTCAGTATTCCAGGAAAGCACTATAACCCTGTTTTCTCAGAATCGTTGAGGAAGAGAGGAACAGTCCAAGTCTCTTAGAAGACAAATTCTATTTGGTTTGGCCTTCTTGTTGCAATTTGTTATGGCTAATACGCCAGTAACTCATGAGAATGCTCTGTTGAACCCTTAAAGAGAGTGAAGAAAGTTTAAACTGTGGTAATAATATCTTTATTCTATGTGTTTCAAAGCCAAAAGGctccaatgaaaataaaagtgaactTTGAACAagcacaaaatatttaaaactaacacgtttgttttctttcttctacTACTGAACTGCATTTAGCCTTTTGGTTTCCGTGGCAGATTAGTAATGGGAAGGGTGCTGGATCTAATAACATCAAATGTTTTgggactctgtgtgtgtttctacgTGTCATTATGTGCAGATGTCTTTCTGACACATATTTTTATGTCCCTCCTCAGACATGATGACATCAACCCACAGGCAAAGTTAGGCAGGTTAAAAGGCTATGCAGATGACCCGGAGCTCACAGCCCAGCTCCATCAGACGTTGGCAGATTTTGAAGCAAACCTTGAAGGTGAGGGGACAGGCCACAATCCACATGTCATCTTAAACTGGATTTATATCTTTTCATTGAGGCGTCCTGGCAGTCCAGGCATACATGCCTCCAACATCGGAAATGATATCTGATGTAGTTAATTAAAGGATTAAAATGTCTTGATCATAATACCACTGCAACACTACCCTGTGTACTGAATGTTTCACATTACTCCATATTGACCACAAATGACTGTTCCAAACTCTTTTTGATAAGTAATTACCATGGTCATATTCTTAAATATCTAAATGTGCACTACGTACAGAAAGATTAAGATATTAACCTCTTGATCTGTTCCCCTTTTCCAGACCACATAGATATGGTCTCAGCAAAGGAGACTCCCTATACCATGTCCACAGACAGTAACGAGGTGCCGGTGTCTGTAGTAGACATGGATGTGCCAGTCACAGCCATAGATGAAGTACTGGAGGACTATGAACGTAACATTGTAGAAAAAGAGGCAAAGTCACTAACCAGGACTGAGTCCACTGGCAGCAAAGGTATGAAGAAGAATATGCTTACGTCCAGTAGATCATACAGATGCTGCTTTAGTGCATTTGATATTTTGTGCTTTCAGAGTCCATTTATTCAGGCTCAATGTTATTTATACAATACAGTTAATAAacttatgtattttatttatgttataaatGGATTTCTTTTTATCCCATCTTGTCAAAGGTCCTGTCTTTTGTCACCAGTCCAATGTGGAgccacagaacaaaaacaacaatgcttGTACAGCAGCTGAAAGTAAGAAAAAGAGCAGTGCAAATAATAAGCAGCCCTCTCAACCTGAGCAGCATCTGGAGAAAAGGTCTATCGGtgataaaaagacagaaaaaatacTAGAGACAAAGATTAAAGAAATAAGTATCACTGATACCAACAGTGCGAAAGAGGATACACAAAGAACACCAGCAGTGAAACCTTACAGTGAcatgcagaaacacagaaagagcaCTGACATCAAACCTGATCATGTGAAAAGTAACGCTCAATCTTTTCAAGAGAAGAAACCTGTTCTTCCATCAACCAGTCATAGATCAGTATCTACAGAAGGAGATGAAGAGATGCACAGTGTTTACCAAAATAGTTCCAGCTCGAATACTTCACAAGGTAAAATCACTCGCAATGTCACATCACGCTTCGGAATGAAAACTTTCACCGTGGTCCCTCCCAAACCCGCCATCATGCATGCTGCTACGGGAGAGCCAACTTCCAAAACTGTTGGTGCCATTAAGATTGACGATCAAGGAAATATGGTAAAAGTGGGGATGTCCCGGAACAAAGCTGATAGTTCATCAGAGTCAGGAATTAATTATAGCGAGGGGACTCCTCTTCTTGGAAAAGCCAAAGCTTTTTGGAGCTCAAATGAAAGACAAGAAAGTGCTGTGCCCCACGGCAAAGATCTCATTGATAAGGCAAGCACAGATGCCCTGAAAAGTACTACCACTGCAGTTGCAGAAACTACATTGAAGGCCAGTAACACTGAGGACCTGAAAATGAAGCAAACTTCACTTAATAAACCTGCAGAGAGATCCCTGCCTGAAAAGATGCTTAAAGAAAAAGCTAAAGAACTAGTAAAAGATATCAAAGTTGCAAAAGAGGAGCTGGTAGAGGTGGAGAGCAAGATTTCAGTGTCCCACAATGTTAAGGAGCCAAGTAATCTACCTACCCTTCCCCCTCCTATCCTGCCAGACTTGAAGAGAGACATGTCCTTCCTCAAACCATCCAGGCGAACCTCAAGCCAATACGTGGCTTCTGCCATCACTAAATACACCCCAAAGACCTCAGCTAAGACCAGCTCCATCCCTAACGTTCCTGACTCTGCTTCGTTAAAAGCCATCGGTTTCCAAAGATCAGGTCGGTCCATACAAGTGAATCCACACCAATCTTCCCAGTCATCTTTTTCAGATAATAAGGAGAATGAATCTAGTTCTAAATCCAACCTTCCTGGTCCTAAGAGGTCCATGAGCTACCCAGAGTATGTGTCAGATAGCCAGAGAGATTATGTAGAAGTGAGACCGGACAGAGGAGGATTTAGAAGTTGTGTTGGATCCACCAATGGAAGCTCTAATATgctggaaacagaaacagccaAGAATAAGCACATGCACTCTAGTGGCCCCACCCAAATAAATATGACCGCCAATCATGACGGAGATAATATTAAACATATTCGGCCTAGAAGCCCCAGCCCTGTACAAAGCCGTCCTCTACACTCATCTGCCAAACCAACCACGGCTCCCAAGACTGTATCTCAAGGTCAGACAAGTGTGAGTAAAACTTGTATTAACTATTTCTTGTAATGGGTCTCTTGAAAAAGAAATGCTGTAAATTACAATGTAGTGTACAATGTAATGTACTCCACATCTTGTCTTCAGAACACGAGAGACATGACGAAGGCTGCCACCCATCTAACACCTGATGCAAAACCACAACCTTCTATCACAGTGTCAGACAGTGGTGTGGCCCCTGGGCCTCCATCAGTGACACTGTTTGGGCCAGTTAAAAAGTTCAGACCAGTGATCTGTAAATCTGTTGACAAAGAGACGTCTCTACACAGTAGCCTGATGGAGGCAATCCAGACAGGCGGAGGCAGGGACGGGCTCAGGAAGGTGAGATCAAGATACAGTTCATGGATGGATGAGACGGAGATAGTGATCATAATGcattcaccaccaccaccagcagaaATATAGTATATTCtcaatttaacattttcagcTGTGTGTAAGTGATGGTGTTGGCTGGAAGATAAGAATGGGGTTtgattttcctctttttacttCACAACTAGATAACCACTACTGGTCCCAGCAGCATGAAGAAAGCATCTTATGTTGAGGAGGAGAATGAGAGGTCTGCTCTTCTGGCTGCCATTAGAGCTCAGAGCAACTCCGGAAGGCTGAGGACGGTAACTACTCTCTTATAGCTGGTGCACACTAGAGGGTTCTCAAAGCTTTGcccattttaaaaacatgggATACCACAGACATGATGACAGATGCAACTGATTTTTAatagaacacacacacctgatgaTTCTGTCAAgacgcaggaccacacacttgGCGTATATACTAAACGATTTCAGAGCGACCTCTCACAGAAACTCACGCAATCAAACGTGACTTGGACATAAGCAAACATAGAGGCAGACTGTCTTCGTCGGCTAATAGCCCTTGTGTGTGCtatgcacagaaaaaaaaggagaacaaaTCTGTGGATGAACTTGtggctgagaagagggaatcagcatggtttatacattttacagCGAGAGCAAATACGCAACTCGTCGGTGACTCTTCCCTGTCACCTCGCTCTCATTGTCTGTTTCTGATTGGAGGCTCCACGATTTCAAGTTGTAATCAGGTGACCTTaagattatgtctgtaaaccTCTCACACTACTGGATCATTTGGGTCGATAATGTTCCAACCCTCCCTGGATTGGGAACACCCCTGCGATTGTCAGGAGGAGCGGATCGGATCCCAAATCTGCCATATTATCCTCTATTGTGCAGCCAGCATTAGCTATTTATGCAATATCACTCCATGCCTGTCAATACCAAGAGGGTGGTGGGGAGATGAAACCTAGCCCTGAAAGTCACAGTatgattgtttgttttaacaatgAGTATACCATCCACTTTCACCCtccttgaactccttcactgtATTCACTTCTTTTTAGCCGAGCTAGCTacttttgtacagacattcaaggTCCCAAGAAGATGAATCCTAATCCATTTGTTCATCCTTGGACTTTTCCTCAAGTGCCATAATTGACATTGACAatggttgacatttttggttacATAAGAAATGTACTAATGTaccaactactggatggattgccacatgaaatttggttcagataTTAAAAGTCCCTTgaagatgaatcctactgacttttcctctagtaccaccatcaggtcaaaataaTTGTTCTCCCCAAGACTTTGATTTGACCTAATACTTGCAAAAATAGACATTCCTATTAGCCTCAGTTGTACTTGTTAATTAGCAAACACTAGCATGctaactaagatggtgaacataaaCTAACTAAACATCAGCATTAGCATTGTTTTGCTGACTgaagtacactgctcaaaaaaataaagggcacactaaaataacacaatgtaactccaagtcaatcacactcctctgaaatcaaactgtccacttaggaagcaacactgattgacaatcaatgtcacatgctgttgtgcagatggaatagacaacaggtggaaattataggcaattagcaagacacccccaatataggagtggttctgcaggtggtgaccacagaccacttctcagttcctatgcttcctggctgatgttttggtcacttttgaatgctggcggtgctttcactctagtggtagcatgagacggagtctacaacccacacaagtggctcaggtagtgcagctcatccaggatggcacatcaatgcgagctgtggcaagaaggtttgctgtgtctgtcagcgtagtgtccagagcatggagtacatggccagtacatcaggagacgtggaggagtccgtaggagggcaacaacccagcagcaggtccactacctccgcctttgtgcaaggaggagcaggaggagcactgccagagccctgcaaaatgacctccagcaggccacaaatgtgcatgtgtctgctcaaactccatgagggtggtatgagggcccgacgtccacaggtgggggttatgcttacagcccaacaccgtgcaggacgtttggcatttgccagagaacaccaagattggcaaattcgccactggcgccctgtgctcttcacagatgaaagcaggttcacactgagcacatgtgacagacgtgacagagtctggaNNNNNNNNNNNNNNNNNNNNNNNNNNNNNNNNNNNNNNNNNNNNNNNNNNNNNNNNNNNNNNNNNNNNNNNNNNNNNNNNNNNNNNNNNNNNNNNNNNNNcattaacattacgatggttaccattaacactattataaatatctgtaccatttttcatttagtctatagcaacattaccttcactgtctgtacctctgtgtgtatattgtgtaggctgcctctctctctctctctctctctctctctctctctctctctcaccccaaccggtcgaggcagatggccgcccaccctgagccatggttctgctcgaggtttctgcctcttaaaaggaagtttttccttgcctctgtcgcctagtgcttgctcttggtgggaactgttgggcttctgtaaataacatcacagagtacggtctagacctgctcttttatgaaaagcgctgtgagataactgttgttgtgatttggcgctatataaataaaattgaattgaaaaattgaattgttttattgattttccctgaagtttgctataaaaaaaacccaacataatttaagataatttgcggcgcacaaaaagaaccatgactgaggataataaacacaagcagagattctgtttctgcaaaagaacacctcaaatgTGTTGGACCGTTTAATCAGGAATCCTATTAATTACTTGTATGcagtacaatttattctcataaataaggtgaacatggggacaaattacatttaaattgatgccgttttcaatgcatcagtcgagcaaatacttGTGCATAGTTCCATACaatattgttatcacatgttcgcTTCCTAATCGAGCCAAACGCGTACGGATGTGATGCGCTGTGTGTTATGGAAAATAACACTGTCATTGCCATTTCCAACAAGTCacaggctatttcttttaagtcactactcaggaggaatGCCCcgttcctgcagatcggttataaagggagTGGAGCTCCGGTGTCCCTTTTCCTCCGGTGAACAAGCGTTGCATGAAAGTGCgattttacccaccaaacaacttcagcttcaccaTAAGGAATGTCAGGGTCACGctgagttaaatctcgttttgtagctcctctgtcagagtttgcctccttttcttcccgCAGTCAGTACGTATTATAATTGTTAATATCAATTCCACTTTTTTTGGATGCATGTACACTTTAAGTGAGGTTTCTACgcacatttttataaatgacaCCCCTGTTCTGCATCCCCCACAGGTCTTTACCACCCCCTACTGCCGTACAGGTGTAAAAGCAATGTGATGTTCCACTGTTGGCTTCCAGTGGAATTTGAGGACCTTATAGCCTATCAGCTTTAAAGGCCGTCCCTCAGAAATCCCATGATGCATAGCGGTGACGggagcttttttttaaaatttactaAAAAGCCTCCTATTTGCTTGAAATACAAAAGAcactttttttatgtttctggtTAGAATATAATGTATTTTGTCAGTAATTGTCATTGGTATgacagtttactattgaaaccatgagtgaagggacCGTTTTATTTGATAGGATTGTGACCCGGACTAGCTATGCCTGCATGCAACTCTTGCGGTTGGTTGTTCAGGTGGTTGGGTAACATCTCCATCTCCATAATGTTAGGGAACACGTACTGTAGTCAAACTCTCCGAAACTTAAATAAACCAA from Micropterus dolomieu isolate WLL.071019.BEF.003 ecotype Adirondacks linkage group LG03, ASM2129224v1, whole genome shotgun sequence harbors:
- the cobl gene encoding protein cordon-bleu isoform X7, whose protein sequence is MTESSKPPLGRRMKARAPPPPLAPQPAPRHIFRNTVPDGGGTSGMDAKENMLRPTVDLQLTLPQGYQTSVTEDGSKALMDLLVELCSRYHLNPALHTLDLLSPEGHSLGFKPNALLGSLNVACVLIKEKVWEEKVVRRPAPKVPEKTVRLMVNYHGSQKAVVRVNPLVPLQTLIPVICDKCEFEPAHVLLLKDSVSRHELSLDKSLTELGIKELYVHDQSLDSICSSTASLGRAEKKGLLGIFQFSRRKVKTETTSMDMDDCDDKVILNTNTESNGLSTGVSSIEDRPSTLGQSQSVMNIPRMSPKAEAKKRRAPALPGAPTMGNTSIEGYQMGLGSESQQRKRKAPAPPPNTPGPDDMSTSGAPTPDSYATEIPTPAFRTKVAQSTTASASTVVTHTTKPVPLKTAVQPPSVCAVTATSSSLTQSSSTADSLAVQDSSSELSHSLDDSDADLDQTDSHCSSLTSSTVSGSVRVQPATKSSRIRVKESEDASSMPAKLDQEATSASSSRSETESALNLKLDEVENNRHSAMAWLHSMRCSTASGQKPETGTPEEETMSLGSSSGGSSLPDQGYAASEGMAEGEDSGMVSSPSDAHPTSPDGSLSLDGIRGGGGERLLRPVRDNSSDSDEGCATWGSRHRHDDINPQAKLGRLKGYADDPELTAQLHQTLADFEANLEDHIDMVSAKETPYTMSTDSNEVPVSVVDMDVPVTAIDEVLEDYERNIVEKEAKSLTRTESTGSKGPVFCHQSNVEPQNKNNNACTAAESKKKSSANNKQPSQPEQHLEKRSIGDKKTEKILETKIKEISITDTNSAKEDTQRTPAVKPYSDMQKHRKSTDIKPDHVKSNAQSFQEKKPVLPSTSHRSVSTEGDEEMHSVYQNSSSSNTSQGKITRNVTSRFGMKTFTVVPPKPAIMHAATGEPTSKTVGAIKIDDQGNMVKVGMSRNKADSSSESGINYSEGTPLLGKAKAFWSSNERQESAVPHGKDLIDKASTDALKSTTTAVAETTLKASNTEDLKMKQTSLNKPAERSLPEKMLKEKAKELVKDIKVAKEELVEVESKISVSHNVKEPSNLPTLPPPILPDLKRDMSFLKPSRRTSSQYVASAITKYTPKTSAKTSSIPNVPDSASLKAIGFQRSGRSIQVNPHQSSQSSFSDNKENESSSKSNLPGPKRSMSYPEYVSDSQRDYVEVRPDRGGFRSCVGSTNGSSNMLETETAKNKHMHSSGPTQINMTANHDGDNIKHIRPRSPSPVQSRPLHSSAKPTTAPKTVSQGQTSNTRDMTKAATHLTPDAKPQPSITVSDSGVAPGPPSVTLFGPVKKFRPVICKSVDKETSLHSSLMEAIQTGGGRDGLRKITTTGPSSMKKASYVEEENERSALLAAIRAQSNSGRLRTTKSEAADELEKFRKAASEEERSAGPPSSPSPRSLSCTPIFTPPPPPPAPMIVPPPTPPVLPQGKSNTVAHPSAKAAMNPALAREAMLEAIRSGSAAERLKKVTVPTKTVQVNGRLGTIHNTSPSNKMGSSHHRNKE
- the cobl gene encoding protein cordon-bleu isoform X3 — translated: MKARAPPPPLAPQPAPRHIFRNTVPDGGGTSGMDAKENMLRPTVDLQLTLPQGYQTSVTEDGSKALMDLLVELCSRYHLNPALHTLDLLSPEGHSLGFKPNALLGSLNVACVLIKEKVWEEKVVRRPAPKVPEEARPVKPVRAHAKKTVRLMVNYHGSQKAVVRVNPLVPLQTLIPVICDKCEFEPAHVLLLKDSVSRHELSLDKSLTELGIKELYVHDQSLDSICSSTASLGRAEKKGLLGIFQFSRRKVKTETTSMDMDDCDDKVILNTNTESNGLSTGVSSIEDRPSTLGQSQSVMNIPRMSPKAEAKKRRAPALPGAPTMGNTSIEGYQMGLGSESQQRKRKAPAPPPNTPGPDDMSTSGAPTPDSYATEIPTPAFRTKVAQSTTASASTVVTHTTKPVPLKTAVQPPSVCAVTATSSSLTQSSSTADSLAVQDSSSELSHSLDDSDADLDQTDSHCSSLTSSTVSGSVRVQPATKSSRIRVKESEDASSMPAKLDQEATSASSSRSETESALNLKLDEVENNRHSAMGATDRPAPPKPRRSPAREPPQLVLSLTPFSPPLEPTESNSPQSPTEAEEAAPQSWLHSMRCSTASGQKPETGTPEEETMSLGSSSGGSSLPDQGYAASEGMAEGEDSGMVSSPSDAHPTSPDGSLSLDGIRGGGGERLLRPVRDNSSDSDEGCATWGSRHRHDDINPQAKLGRLKGYADDPELTAQLHQTLADFEANLEDHIDMVSAKETPYTMSTDSNEVPVSVVDMDVPVTAIDEVLEDYERNIVEKEAKSLTRTESTGSKGPVFCHQSNVEPQNKNNNACTAAESKKKSSANNKQPSQPEQHLEKRSIGDKKTEKILETKIKEISITDTNSAKEDTQRTPAVKPYSDMQKHRKSTDIKPDHVKSNAQSFQEKKPVLPSTSHRSVSTEGDEEMHSVYQNSSSSNTSQGKITRNVTSRFGMKTFTVVPPKPAIMHAATGEPTSKTVGAIKIDDQGNMVKVGMSRNKADSSSESGINYSEGTPLLGKAKAFWSSNERQESAVPHGKDLIDKASTDALKSTTTAVAETTLKASNTEDLKMKQTSLNKPAERSLPEKMLKEKAKELVKDIKVAKEELVEVESKISVSHNVKEPSNLPTLPPPILPDLKRDMSFLKPSRRTSSQYVASAITKYTPKTSAKTSSIPNVPDSASLKAIGFQRSGRSIQVNPHQSSQSSFSDNKENESSSKSNLPGPKRSMSYPEYVSDSQRDYVEVRPDRGGFRSCVGSTNGSSNMLETETAKNKHMHSSGPTQINMTANHDGDNIKHIRPRSPSPVQSRPLHSSAKPTTAPKTVSQGQTSNTRDMTKAATHLTPDAKPQPSITVSDSGVAPGPPSVTLFGPVKKFRPVICKSVDKETSLHSSLMEAIQTGGGRDGLRKITTTGPSSMKKASYVEEENERSALLAAIRAQSNSGRLRTTKSEAADELEKFRKAASEEERSAGPPSSPSPRSLSCTPIFTPPPPPPAPMIVPPPTPPVLPQGKSNTVAHPSAKAAMNPALAREAMLEAIRSGSAAERLKKVTVPTKTVQVNGRLGTIHNTSPSNKMGSSHHRNKE
- the cobl gene encoding protein cordon-bleu isoform X6, which gives rise to MDLLVELCSRYHLNPALHTLDLLSPEGHSLGFKPNALLGSLNVACVLIKEKVWEEKVVRRPAPKVPEEARPVKPVRAHAKKTVRLMVNYHGSQKAVVRVNPLVPLQTLIPVICDKCEFEPAHVLLLKDSVSRHELSLDKSLTELGIKELYVHDQSLDSICSSTASLGRAEKKGLLGIFQFSRRKVKTETTSMDMDDCDDKVILNTNTESNGLSTGVSSIEDRPSTLGQSQSVMNIPRMSPKAEAKKRRAPALPGAPTMGNTSIEGYQMGLGSESQQRKRKAPAPPPNTPGPDDMSTSGAPTPDSYATEIPTPAFRTKVAQSTTASASTVVTHTTKPVPLKTAVQPPSVCAVTATSSSLTQSSSTADSLAVQDSSSELSHSLDDSDADLDQTDSHCSSLTSSTVSGSVRVQPATKSSRIRVKESEDASSMPAKLDQEATSASSSRSETESALNLKLDEVENNRHSAMGATDRPAPPKPRRSPAREPPQLVLSLTPFSPPLEPTESNSPQSPTEAEEAAPQSWLHSMRCSTASGQKPETGTPEEETMSLGSSSGGSSLPDQGYAASEGMAEGEDSGMVSSPSDAHPTSPDGSLSLDGIRGGGGERLLRPVRDNSSDSDEGCATWGSRHRHDDINPQAKLGRLKGYADDPELTAQLHQTLADFEANLEDHIDMVSAKETPYTMSTDSNEVPVSVVDMDVPVTAIDEVLEDYERNIVEKEAKSLTRTESTGSKGPVFCHQSNVEPQNKNNNACTAAESKKKSSANNKQPSQPEQHLEKRSIGDKKTEKILETKIKEISITDTNSAKEDTQRTPAVKPYSDMQKHRKSTDIKPDHVKSNAQSFQEKKPVLPSTSHRSVSTEGDEEMHSVYQNSSSSNTSQGKITRNVTSRFGMKTFTVVPPKPAIMHAATGEPTSKTVGAIKIDDQGNMVKVGMSRNKADSSSESGINYSEGTPLLGKAKAFWSSNERQESAVPHGKDLIDKASTDALKSTTTAVAETTLKASNTEDLKMKQTSLNKPAERSLPEKMLKEKAKELVKDIKVAKEELVEVESKISVSHNVKEPSNLPTLPPPILPDLKRDMSFLKPSRRTSSQYVASAITKYTPKTSAKTSSIPNVPDSASLKAIGFQRSGRSIQVNPHQSSQSSFSDNKENESSSKSNLPGPKRSMSYPEYVSDSQRDYVEVRPDRGGFRSCVGSTNGSSNMLETETAKNKHMHSSGPTQINMTANHDGDNIKHIRPRSPSPVQSRPLHSSAKPTTAPKTVSQGQTSNTRDMTKAATHLTPDAKPQPSITVSDSGVAPGPPSVTLFGPVKKFRPVICKSVDKETSLHSSLMEAIQTGGGRDGLRKITTTGPSSMKKASYVEEENERSALLAAIRAQSNSGRLRTTKSEAADELEKFRKAASEEERSAGPPSSPSPRSLSCTPIFTPPPPPPAPMIVPPPTPPVLPQGKSNTVAHPSAKAAMNPALAREAMLEAIRSGSAAERLKKVTVPTKTVQVNGRLGTIHNTSPSNKMGSSHHRNKE